A window of the Streptomyces albireticuli genome harbors these coding sequences:
- a CDS encoding FAD-dependent oxidoreductase, with protein MERVLVIGHGMAGARLASELSRRDPELSVTILGEEPQEPYNRILLTDVLAGTTDESELGLTDERNAAEIRPGVRALRIDRERATVSAGDGRTYDYDVLVLATGSTPRLPPVKGLISDDGGLAPGIAVFHTLDDCRRILRLARDCSRAVVLGGGLLGLETARALALRGVEVEVLHAVDTVMERHLDAEASSMLIGQLAGLGVAVRTGCAVTRTVGSGRLTGVQLDDGEVVPCDLLVVSCGAKPETAVAEAAGLPVGRGVLVDARMRTADPAVYAIGDCAERDGALHGLVAEAWEHARVAADAIAGPLDEPPAVAPAATTRLKADGIELTVVGESNVPAGPAGEGPEVLTSVDRDGGVYRRVALRDGRIVGAVLLGGVEAEADRIVELFAAGSVVPAAERPALVRPGAAEESGRAAGPDPDATVCYCNNVPRKKILEAWSQGAVTVAAVARRTKASTGCGICRSKVKALIESASAEA; from the coding sequence ATGGAACGAGTTCTCGTCATCGGACATGGAATGGCCGGCGCCCGCCTCGCGAGCGAGCTCTCCCGGAGGGATCCGGAACTCTCCGTCACCATCCTCGGGGAGGAGCCGCAGGAGCCTTACAACCGCATTCTGCTGACCGACGTGCTCGCCGGCACGACGGACGAGAGCGAACTGGGCCTCACCGACGAGCGGAACGCCGCGGAGATACGTCCCGGGGTGCGCGCCCTGCGTATCGACCGGGAACGCGCGACCGTCTCCGCGGGCGACGGCCGGACTTATGACTACGACGTGCTGGTACTGGCGACCGGGAGTACCCCGAGGCTGCCCCCGGTGAAGGGTCTGATTTCGGACGACGGGGGCCTGGCCCCGGGAATCGCGGTGTTCCACACGCTCGACGACTGCCGGCGCATTCTGCGGCTCGCCCGGGACTGTTCCCGCGCGGTGGTGCTGGGCGGCGGGCTGCTCGGCCTGGAGACCGCCCGCGCCCTCGCCCTGCGGGGCGTCGAGGTCGAGGTGCTGCACGCCGTGGACACGGTGATGGAGCGCCACCTGGACGCCGAGGCGTCGTCGATGCTGATCGGGCAACTGGCCGGGCTGGGGGTTGCCGTCCGGACGGGCTGCGCCGTGACGCGGACCGTCGGCTCCGGACGGCTCACCGGTGTGCAGCTCGACGACGGCGAGGTCGTCCCGTGCGACCTCCTGGTCGTGTCGTGCGGCGCCAAGCCGGAGACCGCGGTGGCCGAGGCCGCGGGGCTGCCGGTCGGCAGGGGCGTGCTCGTGGACGCGCGGATGCGGACGGCGGACCCGGCCGTCTACGCCATCGGCGACTGCGCCGAGCGGGACGGCGCGCTGCACGGGCTGGTCGCGGAGGCGTGGGAGCACGCCCGGGTGGCGGCGGACGCCATCGCCGGGCCGCTCGACGAGCCGCCGGCCGTGGCCCCGGCCGCGACCACCCGGCTCAAGGCCGACGGGATCGAGCTGACGGTGGTGGGCGAGTCCAACGTGCCCGCCGGGCCGGCGGGCGAGGGCCCGGAGGTCCTCACCTCCGTGGACCGCGACGGCGGCGTGTACCGGCGGGTCGCGCTGCGGGACGGCCGGATCGTGGGCGCGGTGCTGCTCGGGGGCGTGGAGGCCGAGGCGGACCGGATCGTCGAGCTGTTCGCCGCCGGGTCCGTCGTCCCGGCGGCCGAGCGGCCCGCCCTGGTCAGGCCCGGCGCGGCGGAGGAGTCCGGCCGGGCGGCCGGCCCCGACCCCGACGCCACGGTCTGCTACTGCAACAACGTGCCGCGGAAGAAGATCCTCGAAGCCTGGTCGCAGGGGGCGGTGACGGTGGCGGCGGTGGCCCGGCGGACGAAGGCCTCCACGGGGTGCGGGATCTGCCGGAGCAAGGTGAAGGCGCTGATCGAGTCGGCGTCGGCGGAGGCGTAG